In a single window of the Octopus sinensis linkage group LG1, ASM634580v1, whole genome shotgun sequence genome:
- the LOC115214042 gene encoding hsp90 co-chaperone Cdc37 isoform X1, with translation MSINYSKWDHIEISDDEDDTHPNIDTASLFRWRHQARIEKMEQAKKERESFEESVKTNKKRLEEKKQKLNEADKVPSAELAKLKIEISELEKQEKEFLEKEEALKKKEKLTPWNVDTLCHDKSSKTLINVTQPKREEMTEEEKTRRQEIFIKEHKKEVEKFGMIKRPQDSMEYLLENNHLVCEETANYLVMWCIELEMEEVRKKNLMEHVSHQTIVMQFILELAKQLDRDPRDCVRTFFGKMTNPNPAQEKQYMAAFEDELNAFKGRVRARAKEKLEESIRQIEEEERQKRLGPGGLDPVEVFETLPDVLKECFEQKDIQKLKDTIVTLEPKDAEYHMKRCIDSGLWVPEGGVNKSEEEESNVEEASTVE, from the exons ATTTCTGACGATGAAGATGACACCCATCCAAATATTGACACAGCCAGCTTGTTCCGCTGGCGTCACCAGGCTCGTATTGAGAAGATGGAACAGgcgaaaaaggagagagaaagcttTGAAGAAAGTGTCAAAAC AAATAAGAAAAGGTTagaggaaaaaaaacagaaactcaATGAAGCTGATAAG GTACCTTCAGCAGAATTAGCCAAACTTAAGATTGAAATTTCTGAACTTGAAAAACAAGAGAAGGAATTCCTTGAAAAAGAAGAAGCtcttaagaaaaaggaaaaa CTTACTCCTTGGAATGTTGATACCTTGTGCCATGATAAATCTTCTAAAACT TTAATAAATGTAACTCAAccaaaaagagaagaaatgactgaagaagaaaaaaccaGAAGGCAA gaaattttcataaaagaacacaaaaaagaagttgaaaagtTTGGCATGATTAAAAGACCTCAGGATAGTATGGAATATTTGTTAGAAAATAATCACTTGGTGTGTGAAGAAACAGCTAATTACTTGGTTATGTGGTGTATTGAGCTGGAGATGGAAGAGGTAAGA aaaaaaaatttaatggaaCATGTTTCCCATCAGACAATTGTGATGCAATTTATTCTGGAACTTGCTAAACAGCTTGACCGTGATCCTAGAGACTGTGTAAGAACATTCTTTGGCAA GATGACAAATCCCAATCCTGCTCAAGAGAAACAATACATGGCAGCTTTTGAAGATGAGTTAAATGCTTTCAAGGGTAGGGTTCGTGCCCGAGCCAAAGAAAAACTGGAAGAAAGCATTAGGCAGATTGAAGAG gaagaGAGACAAAAGAGATTAGGACCTGGTGGCTTGGATCCAGTTGAAGTGTTTGAGACTTTGCCTGAT GTATTGAAAGAATGCTTTGAACAGAAAGATATCCAAAAATTAAAAGACACAATTGTAACCCTGGAACCCAAAGATGCTGAATATCACATGAAACGCTGTATTGATTCTGGTTTATGGGTGCCTGAAGGTGGGGTCAACAAGAGTGAAGAGGAGGAAAGCAATGTAGAGGAAGCCAGTACTGTTGAATGA
- the LOC115225339 gene encoding periodic tryptophan protein 1 homolog produces the protein MSVVPCLAWVKRGVAKRIPDKVELEKEELRRIIRETREEIDGLEIEGNDDIDSDTSDEEEEKKDKEEKEEGEEEPKPSSSGLSQEKQTSVPGKRKHEEDLVDDDDDDIVEKYGLEDYDDEEFNFHSGIGNLVYFADNKEDPYINDHDEPDSDDENVMIKPSDNLIAVARTIKDASLLEVYVYDEPDSNLFVHHDIILPSFPLAVEWLDYDPTEETGNYVALGSMNPTIDIWDLDLIDSLEPVFTLGTKQSKKKSKKKGSVLGHSDAVLDLAWNRQSRNVLASASADFTVGLWDLTEAKAVSSIRKHEEKVQCVKWHPAEQQTLLTGSFDSTVRLFDCRDAGYNHKTWSFAGSEIERVVWNHYNPYFFYASTDKGNVYYVDVRYDKPIYTISAHTAAVSGLVLSSSIEHMLVTSSSDQTVKVWDVKDNEPKHIVTKDLKLGEIMCALPCPDSPFVFAFGGQGNMKVWDIRQSAEVKSYFKTGEAFNICLEDHGGNKSNDEEDDDVLIKKTKGLKIKHPKKKGKKKMKDKKDKKKSKDKKKDSSL, from the exons GTTGAGCTTGAAAAAGAGGAACTACGAAGAATTATTAGAGAAACAAGAGA AGAAATTGATGGCCTTGAGATTGAAGGAAATGACGACATAGATAGCGACActagtgatgaggaggaggagaaaaaagacaaagaagagaaagaagaaggggaagaggaaccAAAGCCAAGTTCCTCAGGACTTTCGCAGGAGAAACAAACCTCTGTTCCAGGCAAAAGGAAACATGAAGAGGATCTtgtagatgatgacgatgacgacattgTTGAGAAATATGGACtggaagattatgatgatgaag AGTTCAATTTCCACAGTGGTATTGGTAATCTGGTGTATTTCGCTGACAATAAGGAAGATCCTTACATCAATGATCATGATGAG cctgacaGTGATGACGAAAATGTGATGATAAAGCCATCAGACAACCTTATCGCTGTTGCACGAACAATAAAAGATGCCAGCTTACTCGAAGTTTATG TCTATGATGAACCTGACAGTAATTTATTTGTCCATCATGATATCATACTGCCTTCTTTCCCCCTGGCCGTAGAATGGCTGGATTATGATCCTACTGAAGAAACAG GTAATTATGTAGCCCTTGGTTCCATGAATCCAACTATTGATATTTGGGATCTTGACTTGATTGACAGTCTTGAGCCAGTTTTCACCCTTGGCACCAAGCAAAGTAAGAAGAAAAGCAAGAAG aAAGGTTCTGTGCTGGGACATTCTGATGCAGTTCTAGATTTAGCATGGAATCGACAAAGCAG AAATGTTCTGGCCAGTGCATCTGCAGATTTTACTGTTGGTTTGTGGGACTTGACAGAGGCCAAAGCTGTATCCTCCATCagaaaacatgaagaaaaa GTGCAGTGTGTGAAGTGGCATCCTGCTGAACAACAGACCTTATTAACTGGTTCTTTTGATAG TACTGTACGATTATTTGACTGCCGAGATGCTGGTTACAACCACAAGACTTGGTCATTTGCTGGATCAGAAATAGAACGCGTTGTTTGGAACCATTACAATCCTTATTTCTTTTAT GCCAGCACTGATAAAGGGAATGTCTACTACGTTGATGTCCGTTATGATAAACCTATCTATACAATATCAGCACACACTGCTGCAGTTTCTG GGCTTGTCCTGAGTTCAAGTATAGAGCACATGCTTGTTACTTCTTCATCTGACCAGACAGTCAAAGTATGGGATGTTAAAGACAATGAGCCAAAACATATTGTCACCAAAGACTTGAAATTG GGAGAAATTATGTGTGCACTGCCATGTCCAGATTCACCTTTTGTCTTTGCTTTTGGTGGGCAAGGAAATATGAAAGTTTGGGACATTCGCCAGAGTGCCGAGG taaaatcCTATTTCAAAACTGGAGAAGCATTCAACATTTGCTTAGAAGATCACGGAGGAAATAAGagtaatgatgaggaggatgatgatgttttaataaagaaaacaaaaggactGAAAATTAAGCATCccaaaaaaaagggtaaaaagaaaatgaaagacaaaaaggataaaaagaaaagtaaagacaaaaagaaagattcATCACTTTAa
- the LOC115214042 gene encoding hsp90 co-chaperone Cdc37 isoform X2, translated as MSINYSKWDHIEISDDEDDTHPNIDTASLFRWRHQARIEKMEQAKKERESFEESVKTNKKRLEEKKQKLNEADKVPSAELAKLKIEISELEKQEKEFLEKEEALKKKEKLTPWNVDTLCHDKSSKTLINVTQPKREEMTEEEKTRRQEIFIKEHKKEVEKFGMIKRPQDSMEYLLENNHLVCEETANYLVMWCIELEMEEKKNLMEHVSHQTIVMQFILELAKQLDRDPRDCVRTFFGKMTNPNPAQEKQYMAAFEDELNAFKGRVRARAKEKLEESIRQIEEEERQKRLGPGGLDPVEVFETLPDVLKECFEQKDIQKLKDTIVTLEPKDAEYHMKRCIDSGLWVPEGGVNKSEEEESNVEEASTVE; from the exons ATTTCTGACGATGAAGATGACACCCATCCAAATATTGACACAGCCAGCTTGTTCCGCTGGCGTCACCAGGCTCGTATTGAGAAGATGGAACAGgcgaaaaaggagagagaaagcttTGAAGAAAGTGTCAAAAC AAATAAGAAAAGGTTagaggaaaaaaaacagaaactcaATGAAGCTGATAAG GTACCTTCAGCAGAATTAGCCAAACTTAAGATTGAAATTTCTGAACTTGAAAAACAAGAGAAGGAATTCCTTGAAAAAGAAGAAGCtcttaagaaaaaggaaaaa CTTACTCCTTGGAATGTTGATACCTTGTGCCATGATAAATCTTCTAAAACT TTAATAAATGTAACTCAAccaaaaagagaagaaatgactgaagaagaaaaaaccaGAAGGCAA gaaattttcataaaagaacacaaaaaagaagttgaaaagtTTGGCATGATTAAAAGACCTCAGGATAGTATGGAATATTTGTTAGAAAATAATCACTTGGTGTGTGAAGAAACAGCTAATTACTTGGTTATGTGGTGTATTGAGCTGGAGATGGAAGAG aaaaaaaatttaatggaaCATGTTTCCCATCAGACAATTGTGATGCAATTTATTCTGGAACTTGCTAAACAGCTTGACCGTGATCCTAGAGACTGTGTAAGAACATTCTTTGGCAA GATGACAAATCCCAATCCTGCTCAAGAGAAACAATACATGGCAGCTTTTGAAGATGAGTTAAATGCTTTCAAGGGTAGGGTTCGTGCCCGAGCCAAAGAAAAACTGGAAGAAAGCATTAGGCAGATTGAAGAG gaagaGAGACAAAAGAGATTAGGACCTGGTGGCTTGGATCCAGTTGAAGTGTTTGAGACTTTGCCTGAT GTATTGAAAGAATGCTTTGAACAGAAAGATATCCAAAAATTAAAAGACACAATTGTAACCCTGGAACCCAAAGATGCTGAATATCACATGAAACGCTGTATTGATTCTGGTTTATGGGTGCCTGAAGGTGGGGTCAACAAGAGTGAAGAGGAGGAAAGCAATGTAGAGGAAGCCAGTACTGTTGAATGA